The following proteins are co-located in the Malus sylvestris chromosome 13, drMalSylv7.2, whole genome shotgun sequence genome:
- the LOC126597603 gene encoding 60S ribosomal protein L27a-3, which produces MTTRFKKNRKKRGHVSAGHGRIGKHRKHPGGRGNAGGMHHHRILFDKYHPGYFGKVGMRYFHKLRNKFYCPIVNVDKLWSLLPQEAKDRATKDNAPLIDVTQYGFFKVLGKGELPQNQPIVVKAKLISKTAEKKIKEAGGAVVLTA; this is translated from the coding sequence ATGACGACCCGATTCAAGAAGAACCGCAAGAAGAGAGGCCACGTCAGCGCCGGTCACGGTCGTATTGGCAAGCACCGCAAGCATCCCGGAGGTCGCGGTAACGCCGGAGGCATGCACCACCACCGGATCCTCTTCGACAAGTACCATCCTGGGTATTTCGGTAAAGTCGGTATGAGGTACTTTCACAAGCTCCGCAACAAGTTCTACTGCCCCATCGTCAACGTCGACAAGCTCTGGTCGCTCCTCCCTCAGGAGGCCAAGGACAGGGCCACCAAGGACAACGCCCCGCTCATCGATGTCACTCAGTACGGCTTCTTCAAGGTCCTCGGCAAGGGCGAGTTGCCGCAGAACCAGCCCATCGTGGTCAAGGCCAAGCTCATCTCCAAGACCGCCGAGAAGAAGATTAAGGAGGCCGGTGGCGCCGTCGTGCTCACCGCTTAG
- the LOC126597602 gene encoding uncharacterized protein LOC126597602, translated as MAVVIGNLALLLDVTSPRTVIPDRKTRPAALDALLNLSLILPKRDPQCQALNGFIAVKGFDSDGETRSQRVVARGKANSKVNGVNFDRDEEGNGNGYGDGDDQEPLDWEKKMRKRVKEIEERRELEKKAEEIQSRMEEDFEDDGREETEQEKRMRVRKELEKVAKEQAERRATAQLMFDLGQKAYGRGMYGRAIEFLEGALTIIPRPTLFGGEIQIWLAMAYEANNRHTDCIELYHQLEKKHPSVSIRRQAAELRYILQAPKLKISQEEMVTIPLIGSSYDSYAGTWSDKYKDKEPISSGTVTNQLSSSKDYFGDFMVWRPPIGLEKSQAFWIGLTLWLGLVGAALFIQN; from the exons ATGGCCGTGGTTATCGGAAACCTAGCTCTGCTACTAGACGTCACGTCGCCCAGGACCGTAATTCCAGACCGGAAGACTCGTCCGGCGGCGCTCGACGCCCTTTTGAACCTGAGTCTGATCTTGCCGAAGCGGGACCCGCAGTGTCAGGCACTCAACGGTTTTATTGCGGTTAAGGGGTTTGACTCGGACGGGGAGACTCGGAGCCAGCGAGTCGTGGCTCGGGGGAAGGCGAATTCGAAAGTAAACGGCGTGAACTTCGACAGGGACGAGGAGGGGAACGGGAATGGGTACGGGGACGGGGACGATCAGGAGCCGTTGGATTGGGAGAAGAAAATGCGGAAGAGGGTGAAGGAGATCGAGGAGAGGAGGGAGCTGGAGAAGAAGGCGGAGGAGATACAGAGCCGGATGGAGGAGGATTTTGAAGACGACGGCAGGGAAGAGACGGAGCAGGAGAAGCGGATGAGAGTGAGGAAAGAGCTGGAAAAG GTGGCTAAGGAGCAGGCGGAGCGGAGGGCCACGGCACAGTTGATGTTTGATTTGGGGCAGAAGGCGTATGGAAGGGGCATGTACGGCCGTGCCATTGAGTTTTTAGAAGGCGCGCTCACGATCATTCCTAGGCCCACGTTATTCGGTGGTGAG ATACAAATTTGGCTTGCTATGGCCTACGAGGCTAATAACCGCCATACCGATTGCATTGAACTTTACCATCAATTGGAGAAGAAGCACCCGAGTGTTAGCATCCGGCGCCAAGCTGCAGAGCTTCGTTACATTTTGCAAGCGCCAAAGCTCAAGATATCCCAAGAAGAGATGGTAACCATACCGCTCATTGGTTCCAGTTACGACAG CTATGCCGGAACGTGGAGTGATAAATACAAAGACAAGGAACCGATTAGCAGCGGAACAGTGACCAATCAGCTCTCTTCGTCTAAAGACTATTTCGGAGACTTTATGGTATGGCGGCCTCCAATCGGTCTGGAGAAAAGCCAAGCCTTTTGGATAGGTTTGACATTGTGGTTGGGTTTAGTTGGAGCTGCCCTCTTTATTCAAAACTGA
- the LOC126597601 gene encoding ABC transporter B family member 26, chloroplastic, translating into MPPSTMAKPLCNFHPPLLSSFRHKQPLITITPRELRHFTSATRTTTLNPRLSLSTHSSNSTRFHFSPPKSTSVNGYATTEEYKNGAEEADVQLSEKLRQLFAFLRSILPGGTWWSFSDEADIRIFAKPVTVARALTRMWGLVARDRWVIFAAFSALIVAALSEISIPHYLTASIFTAQSGEVAVFRQNVRLLVLLCVVSGICSGIRGCCFGIANMLLVKRMRETLYSSLLVQDIFFFDTETVGDLTSRLGADCQQVSRVIGNDLNMIFRNVLQGTGAMIYLLVLSRPLGLCVLAICSTLAAIMLIYGWYQKKAAKLTQEFTASANEVAQETFSLVRTVRVYGTEEQELGRYKLWLGKLADISVRQSAAYGFWNLSFNALYHSTQVIAVLIGGMSILAGHITAEKLTKFILYSEWLIYSTWWVGDNLSSLMQSVGASEKVFQLMDLLPSDQFITKGSKLQRLVGHVEFVNVSFHYPTRPTVSVLQNVSLSVKPNEVVAIVGLSGSGKSTLVNLLLRLYEPTNGQILIDGFPLQDLDVMWWRERIGFVGQEPKLFRMDISSNIRYGCTRDITQEDVEWAAKQAYAHDFILSLPNGYHTLVDDDLLSGGQKQRIAIARAILRDPTVLILDEATSALDAESEHNVKGALRAVRSDKTTRRTVIIIAHRLSTIQAADRIVVMDAGRIVETGSHRELLVDGGLYARLTRRQADAVA; encoded by the exons ATGCCCCCTTCAACCATGGCCAAGCCCCTCTGCAACTTCCaccctcctctcctctcctccttCCGCCACAAACAACCTCTCATCACAATAACCCCTCGCGAACTCCGCCATTTCACCTCCGCAACCCGAACCACCACCCTCAACCCTCGCCTTTCTCTCTCCACCCATTCCTCCAATTCCACACGCTTCCACTTCTCTCCCCCGAAATCGACCTCCGTCAACGGCTACGCGACCACCGAAGAGTACAAAAACGGCGCCGAAGAAGCCGATGTccagctgtcagagaagctccGGCAACTCTTCGCGTTTCTCCGCTCGATATTACCGGGAGGGACTTGGTGGAGCTTCTCCGATGAGGCGGATATTAGAATCTTCGCGAAGCCGGTGACTGTTGCGCGCGCTCTCACTCGGATGTGGGGCTTGGTTGCTCGTGACCGTTGGGTCATCTTTGCCGCTTTCTCCGCCCTAATTGTCGCTGCG CTTTCGGAGATATCCATACCGCATTACTTGACAGCGTCAATATTCACGGCGCAGAGCGGCGAAGTCGCGGTGTTCCGTCAAAATGTGCGGCTGTTGGTGCTTCTTTGTGTTGTTTCGGGAATTTGCAG TGGTATACGAGGATGCTGTTTCGGCATTGCAAATATGCTTCTT GTCAAGAGAATGAGGGAAACACTATACTCTTCACTTCTTGTTCAG GATATATTCTTTTTTGACACTGAAACAGTTGGTGATTTGACGAGTAGGCTTGGGGCAGATTGTCAGCAAGTATCACGAGTTATTGGGAATGATCTCAATATGATATTTCGCAATGTTCTTCAG GGGACAGGCGCAATGATCTATTTACTAGTTTTGTCACGGCCTCTTGGTTTATGCGTATTGGCGATATGCTCTACTTTAGCAGCAATTATGCTGATATATGGCTG GTACCAAAAGAAGGCAGCGAAGCTAACTCAGGAGTTCACTGCTTCTGCCAATGAG GTTGCACAAGAGACATTCTCTTTGGTGAGAACTGTTCGTGTTTATGGAACAGAAGAACAAGAACTTGGAAG GTACAAACTGTGGCTGGGGAAACTAGCTGATATAAGTGTGCGGCAAAGTGCTGCATATGGTTTCTGGAACTTGAGCTTCAACGCTCTTTATCACTCAACACAG GTCATTGCCGTGCTGATAGGAGGAATGTCTATTCTTGCTGGCCATATTACAGCAGAGAAACTTACAAAGTTTATATTGTACAGTGAGTGGCTAATTTATTCAACATGGTGGGTGGGGGACAATTTATCCTCTCTGATGCAATCTGTTGGGGCAAGTGAAAAAGTGTTCCAATTGATGGATCTCTTGCCCAGTGACCAATTTATAACGAaag GATCAAAGTTGCAAAGGCTGGTTGGACATGTTGAGTTTGTAAATGTGTCTTTTCACTATCCTACAAGACCAACG GTATCTGTACTGCAAAACGTCAGCTTATCGGTGAAACCTAATGAAGTGGTTGCTATT GTTGGTCTTAGTGGGAGTGGAAAAAGCACACTAGTGAATCTTTTGCTCCGTCTTTATGAGCCAACAAATGGTCAG ATTTTGATTGATGGCTTTCCTCTACAAGATTTAGACGTCATGTGGTGGAGGGAAAGAATCGGATTTGTTGGACAG GAACCCAAACTTTTTCGTATGGACATTAGCTCAAATATTAGATATGGATGCACTAGAGATATAACACAGGAAGATGTAGAATGGGCTGCAAAGCAGGCATATGCACATGATTTCATTTTATCCCTGCCCAATGGATATCATACTCTTGTCGATGACGATTTGCTCAGTGGGGGACAAAAGCAACGAATTGCTATTGCCAGGGCTATCCTTAGGGACCCAACCGTTTTGATCCTTGATGAAGCCACAAGCGCACTGGATGCAGAGAGTGAACACAACGTGAAG GGTGCTCTTCGTGCTGTCAGAAGTGATAAGACAACAAGGAGAACTGTCATCATTATTGCCCACAG GCTATCGACCATACAAGCTGCTGACAGGATAGTGGTAATGGATGCTGGTAGAATTGTTGAG ACTGGCAGTCACAGGGAGCTTCTCGTTGATGGTGGCCTCTATGCACGACTGACGAGAAGGCAAGCTGATGCTGTGGCATGA